From Pelmatolapia mariae isolate MD_Pm_ZW linkage group LG1, Pm_UMD_F_2, whole genome shotgun sequence, one genomic window encodes:
- the hddc3 gene encoding guanosine-3',5'-bis(diphosphate) 3'-pyrophosphohydrolase MESH1, with amino-acid sequence MNSDAALLLETVQFAAEKHRNQRRKDPEGTPYINHPIGVARILSHEGGVTDIEVLQAALLHDTVEDTDTTPAELEAKFGVNVARIVQEVTDDKNLPKQERKRLQVEHAPHCSQQAKLVKLADKLYNLRDLNRCTPVGWTAERVQEYFLWASEVVNCLKGTNLALEKKLEELFKERGVQL; translated from the exons ATGAACTCAGACGCAGCTTTGTTGTTAGAAACTGTTCAATTTGCCGCAGAGAAACACCGCAACCAGCGACGCAAAGATCCAGAGGGAACGCCGTATATAAATCACCCCATAG GAGTGGCGAGAATCCTCAGCCACGAAGGGGGCGTCACAGATATCGAGGTTTTGCAG GCCGCCCTGCTTCATGACACAGTCGAAGACACCGACACCACCCCCGCAGAGCTGGAAGCTAAATTTGGTGTAAATGTGGCTCGAATTGTTCAGGAGGTGACGGATGACAAGAACCTGCCCAAGCAGGAGAGGAAGCGTCTACAGGTGGAACACGCACCTCACTGCAGCCAACAGGCCAAGCTGGTTAAACTGGCTGATAAACTGTACAACCTGAGGGATCTGAACCGCTGCACTCCTGTTG GTTGGACAGCTGAGCGAGTGCAGGAGTATTTCCTGTGGGCCTCTGAGGTGGTGAATTGCCTGAAAGGAACCAACTTGGCTCTGGAGAAGAAGCTGGAGGAACTCTTCAAAGAGAGAGGAGTCCAGCTCTGA